From the genome of Chlorocebus sabaeus isolate Y175 chromosome 21, mChlSab1.0.hap1, whole genome shotgun sequence:
AAAAGAGGCAGTGTGGGAGAAACGGGGATGGGCCCAAGGCCAGTTGGGAGGGCTCGTTCTCTCCTTGTGTGTGGAGTGCAGCCACTAGCTCACACCTGCCCTTTTGTTAGCCCTGCCTGGCTTCATCATGCACTCCCTTGTTGAGAGAGACTGACTGAGTTTCAACCACCAGCCATGCCCTGGGAAACAACATCCCACCCAGTTCAGAGAGTCCATTGTGCAGAACACAGACACATTGCATGCTAATAAGTGTGACAGCTGGTAGCAAAGTGCTGAGATAGCACAGCACCAGGGCTTCATTATCCTAAAGGTGTATAAATACCCCACTTCCCTTGCACTTGGAGCAAGTTAACTCTGAGGTCTGGGTTTACACTGGCTCCTGGATTTTCCACAGTGGGATTAAGCTCTGTCACCCACAGTACCAATCTTTTTAGGATGCCTTCCCTTCACAATCTTACTTCCCCACTCAGAGGTCAGAGGAGCCTTCTCTGAGGAAGTGCTCTGCTGGAGACAGCTGGGAAACAGGAGGGACTTAGAAGGATGATGAAGGGGGCCGCAGGAACAGGGAGTTCAAGAGGAGATTTCTGGCCTGGGGAAAATATAGAGGTAGTCCCTGCAGGGGCACATGGAAGCTCTGCTGGAGCAAGAGGTCTGTGGTAGGTGCAGAGAAAGGCCACAGAGAAGAGAGCCATGGGTATGTCAAGGAAAGAGACTTTGCTGCATGACTTAGAGGCTTCCAGGAATGATTGTCTCCTTGtgaggaggctgagcccaggccCTGCTAGAACAAGCACAGGAATGAGCCTCTCCTATTTAATCAGCCTGGGAGCTGATGTCCCTGGCCCCTTCTGAACTGGCCGACTCTTCTGAAGGGCTTGGGTGCACCTGGGCCCAGTGGTATTCCTTCTCTGAGACCTCTGGCTTATAGACACGGGTCATTTACTTTGCCAAAGTCATGTGTGGCTCACTCCTCCCTGTCTTCACCTTCAGAGAAACATTGGTCTTTATTTCTCCCGGGCCCCCACCCCGCTCGGCAGGAACAAACCGCCAGACTGGCTGGGTGACAGCGCAGGGCAGGTTTTTCCTGCTTCCCATCCAGTGGGGTGGTTGGACGTCTTCTCAGAAAATCAAAGGACTGTCTCTGGTCCGTCCCGCACCACAGCTGTGTGCCGTGGGTCCGTCCCGGACACTTCTGCATCCATGGGCCCCTCTATCTCACTGTCTTATCATCGACTTTGCCTGGCATCGGTGTCACCGCTGTAGCTCTCTTAATCTCACAGTTGGCATTGCATGGCTTTTTCCAACCAGTTACTTTCAACCTACTTGTGTCTTATATTCAGTGTTTCTATTCTAGTCATCATGTTTCATGAGCTTACTATCTATCCTGATAATCTCTGCCTTTGGATTGGAGCTTTTAGCTTGTTAAAATTAACTGGAATTTTGATTTGGTTGGATTTAGTCTACATTttactctttgttttctgtttttaccacTTTAAGTGATTGTTTTGCTCTTTGGAATTCTTCCATTTCTCCTTTACTTccttcttttggattattttaacatttttaaaattttcgttTTAATGTAtctattagtttttttgtttgtttctttgagatggagtcttgctctgtcacccaggctggagtgcagtggtgcgatctcggctcactgcaacctctgccccccaggttcacgccattctcctgcctcagcctccctagtagctgggagtacagtcacccgccaccacgcccagctaattgtttgcatttttagtagagacgaggtttcaccatgttagccaagatggtctcaatctcctgacctcgtgatccacccaccttggcctcccaaagtgttggggttacaggcgtgagccaccgcgtccagcctagtTTTTACCCAGTTTCCTATGGTTGCTCTAAGGGATTAAAATCCACAACCTTCCCACATCCTATGTAGAGTAAAATTGTTCTCTTCATATAACACGTTTATAGAAAACTTGCAGCTGCAGAGGACTGTTTCCTGCCTCCCAGCTTTCCTCCCACAGATGGTGGGCACAGCACCATCCCCACATACCCTGCACAAGGCGGTGCCCAAGTTCTGTCTTGAAACAGTCATTGAAAGAGGGAGGAAGTCAAGAAGGGGGGGACACAGCTTTTCTATTTATCCCTCAGCGTTTCTGGTGACTTCCTTCTTTCCGGACAGTCCAAGTTCCCCCAAGCAGCCCAGGGGTTCCCTGCTGTTCTGATGAAGTCCACAGCATGGACCCCCAGCCCAAGGCCCACCGTGCAGGTCTGGTTAGGGTTTTCCACAGGAGCGGTGCCTGGGGGAGTGTCCACTACCCCTCCACCCTGAATAATTTCAGCTAACATTTCCTGAAATACACGTCCATACATGGCAAGtgctcttagttttatttttatcagaaagtgtctttatttcatctttatttctgaaggaAATCTTCTTGGGATATAGAGTCTGGGAAGCACAGGTTTCCTAGGGGGGTCCCCGAGAACTACCAGACCCAGGGccacccctcccacccctgcACCTTGGAGCCCACTGAACGCGTGGGGCAGGGGTCCGTGGCCGACCTGGGTGTTCCCAGCAGCCGGGGAGACAGCATCCATGGGGGATGGTCTCTGAGCCGGCCCCTAGGTCACCCATGCTCCATAGGGCTGGCGGCCAGGGGGTCTCATGGGTCAGGCCAGGGGCTGGAGGCGGTGAGCAAATGCACCTGGTCTGGGACACACAGCATCATGCATGGACCCCTGGGTGCCCTCAGCACGATTGCCAGGCCCTGCAGAGGGGAAGGTCAGCCCCTGCCCTGGGCTTGGGCCGCGCCTGTCAGGATGAGACTGCCCCTCCAAGGCAGGGTTCCTGGGTCTGACAGGGAGCAGAGACTTCCTTCCACCTTCCCAACTTCTTTCCCTGAGGCTAAGCGGGGctttaaaactgtttaaaacaGGGCACCACGGGTCACTGGCCACGCGCACTACCCGTGGGGAGGGGCCATGACCTGGAGACTCAGTGGGACACGCAGCTCCCTGTGTGACCCCACGCCGCCCCGGGGAGCGGTCCCGCCTGCAGCCAGGGGCTCCCTGCAGCTGCAGAGAAATCAGCAGCTAATAGAGCTCTCCCGGGGCCCACCTGTTCCGAGACATGGCCAGGGCCCTCTCCAGGCGCAGAGGCCCGCGGGAGGCCAGGCGAGGCCGGCACAGGCTGCTCGGTCGGCGGTCTGGGGTCGGGGGTCTTGGTCCCCTCCTGCTCCGCCCGCGCCCGCCGCTCTCCCTTGTCCCGCGGAGTGGGGGAGGGACAGCGCTGTCCCCGGAGGATGCAGGCAGCGACTGCAAGGGGGTCAGCGCCTTCCTCTCCGGCAGGTTTTACCTCGTCAGTGGAGGGGTCCCCTTTATCATCTGTGGGGTCACGGCTGCCACGAACATCAGGAATTACGGGACAGAGGACGAGGACGCGGCGTAGTGAGTACCGGGCGCCCAGAGCTGGGAGTTGGGAGCAGCGGGTGGGCTCTGCCCGAAGTCCCTCCCGGGCACCTGCAGTGGGGGAGACCAGGACGAAGCAGCAAGGCCTGGGCCTGGACCTGGGGCTCGCCCAGAGCTGCGCCCGTCCCAGCTCGCGCCCCCGAGGAGTGCGCAGTGCCCCCTCCTCTCCCAGGGACCCCAACCTAATCTTTGCCTCTGGATGAGTCAGGCCTGGTTAGCCTTCTATGGGAGGGGCCTGGGGACAAATAGCGATTTGGCAGCAGCACGGAGCTCAGCTGAGAAGGGAAACCCCATAGAGTAGAACGAACCCAGCCGTCCCGCCATCGGTGCCCAGAGCCAGCCTGGAACCCCTGATTCAGGCCCTCAGTTCCTTCTGTGGCCCCAGGATGGCCCGCCCGCCTGCCCTCCGCCTGGCCCCGCCCACCCGGCTCCACCTCCACCTGACCCCGTCCACCTCACGCCGGCCACGCCCACCCGGCtccaccccccccaccccgcctggCCCCACCCATCCGGCGCTGCCCTCTGCTCAGCCCCGCCCACCTAGCGCTGCCTCTTCCTggccccacccaccccacaccGGCCCCACCCACCCGGCTCTGTCCTCCCTGCTCCTGCCCACCCAGGCCCACCCTGCACCTGGCCCCCCGTCCGGCTCCACCTCTGCCCACACCTGGGACACTTTCCTGGCTCCCCGACCTCCCAAGCTGGTAGGGCCAATAGGGCCCCGTTCCCATCCACACTCTCAGCGACTCTAGAAGCGCCCAAGGCCCCCAAGCCGCAGTTGTGCAAAGCTACTTGCTGGTCCGGGCGGGTGCGGGGCCCTTTGCTCTGCAGGAGTCCTGAGTCCTGAGTCCCGAGTCCTGAGTCCTGGCCGTGCTGGCCCAGCTGACGCTGACATGCGTCTCCCCACAGCTGCTGGATGGCCTGGGAGCCTAGCCTGGGCGCCTTCTACGGCCCAGCCGCCGTCATTGCCCTGGTCACCTGCGTGTACTTCCTGGGCACCTACGTGCAGCTGCGGCGCCACCCAGGGCGCAGGTACAAGATGCGTGCACAGCCCGAGGAGCAGCGGCGGCTGGCCACGCCCGAGGGCAGCCGTGGGATCCCGCCCGGCACCCCACCCGCACGTGATGCCCCTGGCGCCTCGGTGCTGCAGAACGAGCACTCGTTCCAGGCACAGCTGCGCGCTGCCGCCTTCACGCTGTTCCTGTTCACGGCCACGTGGGCCTTTGGGGCGCTGGCGGTGTCCCAGGGCCACTTCCTGGACATGGTCTTCAGCTGCCTGTACGGCGCCTTCTGCGTGACACTGGGGCTCTTCGTGCTCATCCACCACTGCGCCAAGCGCGAGGACGTGTGGCAGTGCTAGTGGGCATGCTGCCCACCCTGCAGGGATGCCCACTCCGCGCTCGATGCCAACGGGGCCGCGCTGGGCCGTGCCGCCTGCCTGCATTCGCCGGGCCTCGGCCAGCAACGGGGCTTCGCGCACCCACCGGGACCCTGCAAGATGACCAACCTGCAGGCCGCACAGGGCCACGCCAGTTGTCTGTCCCCGGCCACCCCGTGCTGCGCCAAGATGCACGGCGAGCCACTAATGGCAGACGAGGCACACGTGCACGCGCAGGAGGAGGGTGCCTTCGGGCACGACCCCCACCTGCACGGGTGCCTTCAGGGCAGAACTAAGCCGCCCTACTTTAGCCGGCACCCAGCAGAGGAGCCCGAGTACGCTTACCACATCCCGTCCAGCCTGTACGGCAGCCCCCGAAGCTCGTGCACAGACAGCCCCCCCAGCTCTCTGGATGGCCCGGCAGGGGCACACACGCTGGCCTGCTGCGCCCAGGGTGACCCCTTCCCCATGGTCAGCCAGCCTGAGGGCAGCGATGGGAGCCCTGCCCTCTACAGCTGCCCCACGCGGCCTGGCAGGGAGGCAGCGCTTGGGCCTGGTCACCTGGAGATGCTGCGGAGGACACAGTCCTTGCCCTTTGGTGGCCCCAGCCAGAACGGGCTGCCCAAGGGTAACTTGCTAGAAGACCTGCCGTTTGGCACCGATGGGACTGGCAACATCCGAACAGGACCCTGGAAAAATGAAACTACTGTGTAGGCAGAGCAGGGGACACAGTGTTCCTGGAGGAGCTTCAGAGCAGAGCGGGGGGCCCATCTGCCACATGAGGTCACTGGGGGCACCAAAGTGACCCCACTTTTTGGAAGCAGTTCACACCCCTGCCCCTTCCTTGTGAAAGACCTCAGCGGGGAAAAGCTCTGGGCCATGCCCACTCCTTTTATCCCAGTTCCATGTGCTGGTCCCTGCACAAGGCCATCTGGTTTCTGTCCTGTGGCCTCCAGTCCTGGGGCGCCCCAGAGGCAGAGCAGGGGATTCCATCAAAGGACCCACCCAGACCCCAGCGTGGCCCTGCCCGAGATGCTGTCCACAGAGTCCTGGCTTCCCCTGGTGTGGCCAGGCGGGGCCGAGATCGCAGCAGGGGCTGCCCTGACCTTTCCCAGTGTTCAATGTGTGTGTCTTGCGTTCTACtccaggggtggtggtggcaggTCTGTCCCCAGCATTCTCACCCTGGGCAGAACCCTTGGGACCCACTGCTGTCGTGTGTCTGAGCCACCCCTGCAGCTTCACGGGACCCCTGCACACCTCTGCCCACTCAGTGTCCCCTGTCAACCCTGTCCTTGTCATAGCCCCAGCCCTGCAGGGCTGAGAGCACCACGGATGCTGCGGGCTGCAGCCGCGCTCTGGACTTTGGGGATGGCTGTCGGCCTCAGAGGGCCAATGGTGCTCTCAGGGCCCCAAGCCTTGGGAAGATGCCCAGACATCCGTTAGTGAAGATTCAACTTCCAAAACCAGCCACCGTTGGGACTGGATTCCCCTCCAGTATAGGCACTTGGCAACAAGGTTTATTCCAAAAGGAAGAGGGGCTGGCAGACGGGACATTCTCATGGACaaaattcctttccctttttctcatCTCCATGAACATCTGGGCACCAAGCCCTGACTCAAAGGACAGATGTGGATGACAACAAGCCTTCTGTGAAAGCAAGTGGCCCGTCCCTTGGTGGAAGGGAGTCCAGAGGGCCGTGGGTGTGAAACGGAACACagttgtccctccctccctctctcctccttgtCTGTGACACGTgttcacccacacacacacacacgcacacaaacacatgtgcatatcacacacgtatacatacacacaaacgtgcatatcacacacatacacatgcacaaacacatgtgcatatcacacacatacacacacacacaaacacatatgcatatcacacatgcacacacaaacacgtgCATATCACACAtatacacgtgtgcacacacaaacacacgtgcATATCACATGCATACACACGCACGCAAACGTGCatgtcacatacacacaaacgTGCATattgcacacatgcacacatacacgtgcatgtcacacacatacacatgtgcacagatagttaacacacacacgcacctgccatgcacatgtgtgcatacacGTAGCGGTGTGTTTTCCAGCCGCCCACACACTGGGTTTTCATTGGAGAGTGTTTCACCCTGCAAACGTCCATGTCAGCAGACTCGTGGCTGCACTCTGCTATCCGGTCGGGAGGTCTCACCAGGCGCAGAGCCTCCCTAACGTGCACCTCCGCGAAGAGGGCTCTTGGGGAGTGTTCCCAGCGCCTGCTCGGTGGAAGGGCTCTCTGGAGGCTGGCACTTAGTATGTGAGTATGAGGAGCCCCACTCCCCGGGGTGTTGGTAAACTTGACCGTGACGCTGTAACCCACGGTGTGCTCCTCCCAGCAAACCCCGTGTGTCCTTACAGGTCAACCAGACGGGCCACCGGATGACTGccaggcagctctgcctctgcctcacctTTTCACCTGCTTCCGTAGCTGGTGTGAACCCGAATCCCCATGCTGTGCTGTGTACACACTGTAGGTGCAGAACTGTCCACACAAAAATACAGTCTTGGCATCGTTGGTTCTTTGTGAGGCTGGTTAATAGCATCCCCGTGTGTTTTTCTCACCCTAGATGGGGGTAGAGGGACACCTGAGCGTGTGGCCCCCTTCTGTGTCCTGGATCTCGGGGCGAGGCTGCTCTGCCTGGCCCCTCCAGCCCCTCATGAACTTTCTGCCCTCAGTGCTTCTGGCTGAGCAGAGAGGCCTCCCACCATTCAACCAAAGAAAGTCAACATTAAACATTAAACCTCTGTGTGTTTCTATACTGACTTAGCCTCGTGAGTCCACTTGGGACCAGTGTTGGGCCATATCCATTTGCACGTAACGTTTTGGAGCATAAACATCCACAGCCTGACCACCCCAAAGGGCTCCTGGCTCAAAGTCAGCTTCCACCAGACCACGGAGCCAGAGCCAAACCCCGCGTTTCGCATCTGACTTTTGTGCCACTTCCTTCCTTGAGTGTGCCTGGGTGTTGGATGGGATGGAGCGTGGGTGCATGCCGACCTGTGTGGGCATGCTCATGTGTATGCGTGTCAGATGTAATGAAGTGTGGGTGCGTGCTGGCCTGTGCG
Proteins encoded in this window:
- the LOC119622725 gene encoding LOW QUALITY PROTEIN: adhesion G protein-coupled receptor A1-like (The sequence of the model RefSeq protein was modified relative to this genomic sequence to represent the inferred CDS: substituted 1 base at 1 genomic stop codon) codes for the protein MARALSRRRGPREARRGRHRLLGRRSGVGGLGPLLLRPRPPLSLVPRSGGGTALSPEDAGSDCKGVSAFLSGRFYLVSGGVPFIICGVTAATNIRNYGTEDEDAAYCWMAWEPSLGAFYGPAAVIALVTCVYFLGTYVQLRRHPGRRYKMRAQPEEQRRLATPEGSRGIPPGTPPARDAPGASVLQNEHSFQAQLRAAAFTLFLFTATWAFGALAVSQGHFLDMVFSCLYGAFCVTLGLFVLIHHCAKREDVWQCXWACCPPCRDAHSALDANGAALGRAACLHSPGLGQQRGFAHPPGPCKMTNLQAAQGHASCLSPATPCCAKMHGEPLMADEAHVHAQEEGAFGHDPHLHGCLQGRTKPPYFSRHPAEEPEYAYHIPSSLYGSPRSSCTDSPPSSLDGPAGAHTLACCAQGDPFPMVSQPEGSDGSPALYSCPTRPGREAALGPGHLEMLRRTQSLPFGGPSQNGLPKGNLLEDLPFGTDGTGNIRTGPWKNETTV